A region of the Nocardia nova SH22a genome:
GGAGATCCACATGGGCGCCCCCGGAATCCGGGCCTGGCTGCCCTACGTACTCCTGTTCCCGGTGCCCGTGTGGGCGCTGCTGTGGTTCAGCCGCCACCGGGTGGAAGTGACACCGGATGCCGACGGCATCCTCGAATTGCGCGCGGACCGGGCGCATCTGCCGGTAACGTATGTCTCCCGGGCAGTGGCGGTTCCGCGCAGCGCGAAGAGTGCGGCACTGGGCCGTCAACTCGACCCCGCCGCGTTCGTCCAGCACCGGCCGTGGATCGGGCCCATGATCCTGCTCGTCCTCGACGATCCGGACGACCCCGCTCCGTACTGGCTGGTCAGCACGCGCAAGCCCGACAAGGTACTGGCCGCGCTCGGCGTGCCGAGCGCGGGCTGACGATACCTGCCGGGCTGTTCGGTTTACTCGGTTACTGAATTGTCGGCACGCGGTCCGATCAGGCCGCGCAATCCATGCAGATCATCTGCCCGCCGGCCTCGCTGGCGAGTCTGCTCCGGTGATGAACCAGGAAGCAGCTCGAGCAGGTGAACTCGTCGGCCTGTTTGGGGATCACCCGGACCGAGAGCACCTCCTCGGACAGATCCGCGCCGGGAAGCTCGAACGACTCCGCGGTATCGGATTCGTCGATATCCACGACGGCGGACGCGGCCTCGTTGCGACGAGCCTTCAGCTCCTCGAGCGAGTCCTCCGACACCTCGTCGGATTCACTGCGCCTAGGTGCGTCATAGTCGGTTGCCATGTCGTCTTCCCCTCGTCCTTACTCCGTATATCCCGGACCGGCCCCGCTGTCGCCGCTTCCTTTCGGAATCGACAACGGCAAATGCCGCCCCGCCGTGGTGTACGTCACGTGCACACCGCTCACCGACCGGCCGGATCACCGGAGATCCATACCGGATCGCGCTCGGTCAACGCAGGAGATGCCCTGGTTGTTCCCGAAATCGCAGCCTTGATTCCCATCTTCCGATTCGTGTCGGGCCGCCAGACAATAGCGGACGACGGAGCAAAAGTCGCAATCAAAACCCGAGCGAGTCGAAACCGAGGGGTAATCGTCATTGCCGCGGTGGCGGTGTGGCGATATGCCGTCGGCTCGTGTTCTTCGATTACCCGGGCCGTGATCGGATCGCGATCCGAATCGCCGCGGCGATCGTTACCGTCTCGATATCGGCTGAGGTTCCGGCCCGGTTCCGTCCTCGCCGTTCACACCTCGCACGGCCGCGCGGGGCGTCCGCGTGCACGACCATGGGCCGCCGACTCGTAAGGTGTGCGTGTGGTTTCACTGATCACCGAAGGCAGCGCGGTCGACGACAAGGGCCGTCCGTTCCTGCGCCGCCGCTACCAGCCGTGGGTCGCGCTCATCGCGGTCCTCGCCCTCATCTGCGCGATCGTGTGGATCAAGGCGATGACCACCGCGGACGCCACCCATACGGCGATGGCCTGCAACTCACCCGCACCCGCCGCGGACCCGAACGCGCCGCAGCCGGCCCCGCTGGGCGAGGTGGTCTCACCGTCGCGGCTGCACGATGTGCAACCGGCGCCGCTGGCGCAGTCGAAGGTGCGGGTGCTCAACGCGTCCGGTCAGCGTGGCCTGGCCGAGCACATCGCCTCGAAACTCGGGGACTACGGCTTCGCCAGCCCGCCCGCGCCGGTGTTCGGCAACGACCCCGTCTACGTCAGCGGTGATCTCGAGTGCACCGGCCAGATCCGCTACGGCGTGAACGGCCGTCCGGCAGCCGCTGCCGTGCAGCTGGTCGCCCCGTGCGCGGAACTCATCGAGGATCAGCGCACCGACGACACCGTCGACCTCGCGCTGGGTTCGCTGTTCGGCAACGATCTGCAGCCCGGATCCGATGCCGAAGAGGTGCTGCGCGCGCTGAAGAATCCGGCGC
Encoded here:
- a CDS encoding DUF3093 domain-containing protein, with amino-acid sequence MWVPLWWWPIALAITGLLAAEIHMGAPGIRAWLPYVLLFPVPVWALLWFSRHRVEVTPDADGILELRADRAHLPVTYVSRAVAVPRSAKSAALGRQLDPAAFVQHRPWIGPMILLVLDDPDDPAPYWLVSTRKPDKVLAALGVPSAG
- a CDS encoding DUF4193 domain-containing protein, translated to MATDYDAPRRSESDEVSEDSLEELKARRNEAASAVVDIDESDTAESFELPGADLSEEVLSVRVIPKQADEFTCSSCFLVHHRSRLASEAGGQMICMDCAA
- the cei gene encoding envelope integrity protein Cei is translated as MVSLITEGSAVDDKGRPFLRRRYQPWVALIAVLALICAIVWIKAMTTADATHTAMACNSPAPAADPNAPQPAPLGEVVSPSRLHDVQPAPLAQSKVRVLNASGQRGLAEHIASKLGDYGFASPPAPVFGNDPVYVSGDLECTGQIRYGVNGRPAAAAVQLVAPCAELIEDQRTDDTVDLALGSLFGNDLQPGSDAEEVLRALKNPAPGSPDVDSALLQAARTARC